The DNA window CGACGTCGAGGATGGTGGGAAAGTGCGCCTTGGGAATGACCAGGGCGTGTCCCTTGGACACCGGCGCGATATCCAGAAACGCAAGAATGGTGTCTGTTTCCAGTATCTTGGCGCAGGGTATCTCCCCCTTCACGATCTTACAAAAAATACAGTCTGCTTGGCTCATGCTCGTTCCAGTGTTTTTCCTACCCGGTCGATTCGATTAACCGGCCAAATTCATTCGGCATCTTTACCATGGTCTGCCGGATTGGCAAGATGCGACGTGAAAATTACGGGTTTCTATGTAGGTTCAATAACTGATATTTTTCGGACCGGCATATGAAGGAAGCCCGCTTTCCCCACCCCTCCCCGGTTCTGGGCAGACCGCGCCTGCTGCCGGTCTTTCTGCCGCACGCCGGCTGCCCGGACGGCGGGGTCTGCGTGTTCTGCGACCAGCGCGCGCAGACCGGGCGTCACGGCCTTGAAAGCCTCGATGCACGGTACACGGCCCTGGAGCGCGACCTCGCCTCCCTGGCCGAACAGGGCGCAGGCCCCTTGGAAATAGGCTTTTACGGCGGGTCGTTCACCGCCTTGCCCGGCGAATGGCCCGAGCGATTCCTGACATTGGCGGGGCGCTTCCGAGAACGCGGCCTGATCGCGGACGTGCGCTGCTCAACGCGGCCCGACGCCTGCGACCCCGCGCGTCTGGCCTCGCTTCGCGCCATGGGCCTGTCCCTGGTCGAACTCGGCATCCAGAGCTTTGCCGACGAGGCGCTCGACGCCTGCCGCCGGGGCTACGACAGCGCCACGGCCGAGGTGGGCTGCCGGGCCGTGACAGGGGCCGGACTCGCGCTTGGCGTGCAACTCATGCCGGGGCTCCCTGGCGGCGACCTGGCCTCGTTTCTCGCGGACGTGGATCGCACGGCCACACTGGGGGCGGCGGTCGCGCGGCTGCACCCCTGCCTGGTGCTCGCGAACACGCCGCTCGCACAGCGCTTTGCGGCCGGCACGTATCGCCCCTGGAGTCTGGACAAGGCCCTGGTGGCCTGCGGCATGGCCGTGCAGCGCCTGTGGCAGGCGGGCACGGCCGTGATCCGGCTCGGACTTTCGCCGGAACCCTCGCTGCTCGCGGCCGTAAAGGCCGGTCCCTGGCATCCCGCCTTCGGGCAACGGGTCAAGAGCCGCGCCCTGCTCATGCACGTCACGGCCAGACATCTGGAGCTCGGCGGCGGGCCCGGCGAACTCCTTGTCCCGCGCCGCCACCTTTCCGAGATTTACGGCTGGAAGAGTGAAACCCGGCAGCGCCACGAGCGGCTCGGGCTTTGCATACGCGTGCACGACGAAAGTTTCTTCTTGTTACGAGTCCGTTGAGGGAGTAAAGTTTTCGGCGGCCGGAAACCCGCAACCAGCGGCCCGACCAGGGCCCACGAACGCCCCCATGAGCAACGACACCGCCCCCTGGCCCCACAAGGACCTGCTCGACACGGACCAGCTCTCGCTGGCCGACGTGAAGCGCATCTTCGATACCGCCGTCTCCTTCCAGGAGATCAACGAACGGCCGGTGAAGAAGGTGCCCACACTGCGTGGCAAGAGCGTGATCCTCTTCTTCGCCGAGGCTTCCACCCGCACCAAGACCTCCTTCGACGTCGCGGGCAAGCGCCTTTCAGCCGACACCTTTTCACTGGCCAGTTCAGGCAGTTCGCTCTCCAAGGGCGAGTCGCTCAAGGACACGGCCTTGACGCTTCAGGCCATGGCTCCGGATGCCATCGTGTTGCGCCACCGCTATTCGGGTTCGTCCAGGTTCCTGGCCGAACGCCTGGAATGCTCGGTCATCAACGCGGGCGACGGCTGG is part of the Alkalidesulfovibrio alkalitolerans DSM 16529 genome and encodes:
- a CDS encoding radical SAM protein — its product is MKEARFPHPSPVLGRPRLLPVFLPHAGCPDGGVCVFCDQRAQTGRHGLESLDARYTALERDLASLAEQGAGPLEIGFYGGSFTALPGEWPERFLTLAGRFRERGLIADVRCSTRPDACDPARLASLRAMGLSLVELGIQSFADEALDACRRGYDSATAEVGCRAVTGAGLALGVQLMPGLPGGDLASFLADVDRTATLGAAVARLHPCLVLANTPLAQRFAAGTYRPWSLDKALVACGMAVQRLWQAGTAVIRLGLSPEPSLLAAVKAGPWHPAFGQRVKSRALLMHVTARHLELGGGPGELLVPRRHLSEIYGWKSETRQRHERLGLCIRVHDESFFLLRVR